Proteins encoded together in one Lathyrus oleraceus cultivar Zhongwan6 chromosome 5, CAAS_Psat_ZW6_1.0, whole genome shotgun sequence window:
- the LOC127079455 gene encoding eukaryotic translation initiation factor 4 gamma-like produces MLNETTSPSSSSSPESPPYYTLSSDTEPSDPHSPILAQLQTRALASQQPTQFIPEPEVTSPPTANPNTTTSDSPPSEPILSESQPHNSNIPPPTSEPILSESQPQTPTLHLSLPTSPPQASEPENTILTLEEAIKVFAEASVDKVKSLTINSSINDDPSAVRTHWNRVISWMTSEAFKLKGLSEQVRNDFIRDAEIRLQERLAREAEERARKEAEETAKQEELQKIKEAEPKALADVAVAAEAEA; encoded by the coding sequence ATGCTAAACGAAACAACCTCACCCTCCTCATCTTCTTCTCCAGAATCACCACCCTACTATACCCTTTCATCAGACACTGAACCATCTGACCCTCACTCCCCAATTCTAGCTCAGCTCCAAACACGTGCTTTGGCCTCTCAACAGCCAACACAATTCATTCCTGAGCCAGAAGTTACCTCTCCACCCACAGCAAACCCAAACACAACCACATCTGACTCTCCACCATCCGAACCAATTCTCTCTGAATCACAACCACACAACTCTAACATACCCCCACCAACATCCGAACCAATTCTCTCTGAATCACAACCACAAACACCCACACTTCACTTAAGCCTTCCCACTTCTCCACCCCAAGCCTCTGAACCTGAAAACACCATTCTAACCCTTGAGGAAGCAATAAAGGTGTTTGCAGAAGCTTCggttgacaaggtcaagtctctgaccatcaactctaGCATCAATGATGATCCCTCCGCTGTAAGGACTCACTGGAATagagtgataagttggatgacctctgaagcctttAAGCTGAAGGgcctctctgagcaagtccgcaacgactttatcagagacgcTGAGATCAGACTTCAGGAGCGTCTAgctagagaagctgaggagcgGGCACGCAAAGAAGCTGAAGAGACAGCAAAGCAAGAAGAACTGCAAAAGATCAAGGAAGCTGAAcccaaagctctagctgatgtCGCTGTTGCAGCTGAAGCTGAAGCATAA